The genome window ATTGAACGTTCAATCAATAAAAACAAAGTTCTATGACAAGTCGTCGCTGTTTGTCGGGATTCCATGTGTAAATGGCGCCTGAAGGCACACGGAAACCCGCCGCGCAGGGGCGAGGACTTTTTCGGGATGTCTTTATAACACTCGTCGGTCGGTTGCCGAGCAAACGGTTGTGGCAAGGCTGAATGTCCGCACAAACAAAAACGCCGCGATCATCTCGCGGCGTTTGTGTGCGTGGGCTCAGCCCAGGTTCTTGCCGAGCAATGCGTGGTACAGCTCGCTGTCGCCCAGGATCCCGACGACTTTCTGGTTATCGTGGAGCACCAGTTTGTTGCCGGTCTGGTAGCGGATCTGCAACGCGTCGCGCATGCCGATGTTGGAGTCCACCAGGGTCGGACGCCGGCCCAGCTCTTCCACCGATTGGCCCGGTGCCCAGTTTTGCAAATCCAGGACCGCGCCGTTCTGCCGGGCGCCCTTGATGGTGTTGCCTTCGGCCAGGTCGAGCCAGGAGTCGCCGCCCGGATCCAGGCAGACCGAACCGTTGATGCGCTTGCAGTTGTCCAGGGTGCGCATCAGGCTGCGACCGCACAGGACGTTGAGTGGGTTGGTGTGGGCGACGAAGGTGCGCACATAGTCGTCCGCCGGGTTCAGCACGATCTCTTCCGGCTTGCTGTACTGGATGATCTTGCCGTCTTTCATGATGGCGATCCGCGTGCCCAGTTTCAGGGCTTCGTCCAGGTCATGGCTGACGAACACGATGGTCTTTTGCAGTTTGCGTTGCAGTTCCAACAGTTCGTCCTGCAAACCCTGGCGGATCAGCGGGTCGAGGGCCGAGAACGGTTCGTCCATCAGCAGGATGTCGGCGTCCATCGCCAGGGCGCGGGCCAGGCCGACCCGTTGCTGCATACCGCCGGACAGCTCGTCGGGCTTCTTGTTGCGCCATTGGGTCAGGCCCACCAGCTCGAGTTTTTCATCCACCAGCTTGCGCCGTTCCTTCTCGGGACGGCCCTGCATTTCCAGGCCGAAGCTGATGTTCTCGCGCACCGTCAGCCAAGGCATCAGGGCGAACTTCTGGAACACCATGGCGATGCGCTTGGTGCGCATCATCTTCAGCTCGGCGGGGGAGCAGGAGGCGATGTCGATCTGCCGTCCTTCATGCTCGACGAACAACTTGCCACGACTGACGGTGTTCAAGCCGTTGATGCAGCGCAGGAGGCTGGATTTGCCTGAGCCGGAAAGGCCCATCAAGACGCAGATCTCACCCTTCTCGATGGATAGGCTGGCTTTTTCCACGCCGACGATCAGGCCGGTCTGCTGCAGGATCTCGGGGCGCGAAAAACCCTTGTCCAGCAGGTCCAGCGCGGCCTTGGGACGGTTGGAGAAAATAACATCGACGTCCTCGAAACGAATGATGCTCATGCGTCACCCCCTACTTTAGCGTCGGGTTGTTTGCAGATTCGGTCGAGCATGATCGCCAGTAATACGATCGCCAGGCCTGCTTCGAAGCCCAGGGCGATATCGGCGGTGTTCAGTGCGTTGACCACGGGTTTGCCCAGGCCATCGGCACCCACCAGCGCGGCGATCACCACCATCGACAACGACAGCATGATGCACTGGGTGATACCGGCCGCGATGCTTGGCATCGCATGGGGCAGTTCGATACGCGACAGGAGTTGGCGGCGGGAGCAGCCGAAGGCTTTGCCGGCGTCCATCAGTTCGTCCGGAACGTCGCGGATGCCCAGGTAGGTCAGGCGGATGGGCGCGGCAATCGCGAACACCACCGTGGAGATCAGGCCCGGGACCACACCCAGACCGAAAAGGGTCAGGGTAGGAATGAGGTAGACGAAGGTCGGTACGGTCTGCATCAGATCGAGTACCGGCCGCATCATTGTGTAGAACATCGGCTTGTGCGCGGCAACAATGCCCAGCGGCACGCCGATCAGCACGCAGACCAGGGTCGCGAACAGCACCTGGGCCAGGGTTTCCATGGTTTCTTGCCAGTAACCCAGGTTGAGAATCAGCAGGAAGGACGCGATGACGAATACGGTCAGGCCCCATTTGCGCTGGATGAAGTGCGCCAATAGCGCGATGAGGCCGATCAGGGCCAGGGGGTTGAACCAGGTCAGCGCAAACGTCACGCCGTGAATCATCGTTTCCAGAAACAGCGCGATTGCGTCGAATGTGCTGGCGCCGTTTTGCGTCAACCATTCGACAAAGCCCGCGATGTACTGGCCCAAGGGTATTTTCTGATCAATAAGCATGGTAGTGAACGTCCGCATGCAAGGGAATAAACAGCCCGGGCGAGCGAACTCGCCCGGCATAACATAAGCAGTTATTGCGCAAGCTTGGCTTTCACGGCTTCCAGGCCAGGTTTACCGTCAATGGTGGTCACGCCAGCGAGCCAGGTATCGAGTACCTGTGGGTTTTTCTTCAGCCAGGCCTTGGCGGCGGCCTCAGGTTTCATCTTGTCGTCGAGCACGTTGCCCATCAGCTGGCTTTCCATGTCGACGGTGAACTCCAGGTTTTTCAGCAGTTGTCCAACGTTGCTGCATTCCTGGCTGTAGCCCTTGCGGGTGTTGGTCGCCACGGTAGCGGCACCGAAATCGGGGCCGAAGAAGTCGTCGCCGCCGGTCAGGTACTGGATCTTGAAACGCGTGTTCATCGGGTGTGGCGCCCAGCCGAGGAACACCACGTCGGTGCCACGCTTGGAGGCGCGGTCGACCTGCGAGAGCATGCCCGCTTCACTCGACTCGACGACTTTGAAGCCGGCGTCCTTCAGGCCGAAGGCGTTCTTTTCGATCATGCTCTGGATCAGGCGGTTGCCGTCGTTGCCCGGTTCGATGCCGTAGATCTTGCCGTCCAGCTCTTTCTTGAATTTGGGGATGTCGGCGAAGTCATGCAGACCTTTGTCGTACAAGGCCTGGGGCACGGCGAGGGTGTACTTGGCGCCCTTGAGGTTGGTGCGCACGGTTTCCACGGTGCCGGCTTCGCGGTAGGCCTTGATGTCGTTTTCCATGGTCGGCATCCAGTTGCCGAGGAATACATCCATGTTCTTGCCATCGGCCAGGGACTTGTAGGTCACCGGCACGGAAATCATGGTGGTCTTGGTCTTGTAGCCCAGCGCGTCCAGCACCACGCTGGTGGTCGCCGTGGTCACGGTAATGTCGGTCCAGCCGACATCGGAGAAGTTGACGGTGCTGCACTTTTCGGGGTCTGCAGCGTTGGCCAGCATCGGAAGACTCAGCATGGCGGCCAACAACAACGGCTTGGAACCTTTCATGGGTGGACTCCTGGTGTTTTATCGGCGGTGTCCGGTCAGGACAACCACGCTTAATTGGATGTTGCGGTTGGTGGCGCGTGGGCACTCTCTGACACGCGGCCTTGCAAACGAGCCGTAACCGATCATGTACCAGTGCAAATCTGACGCCTACAGGGTGGGTCGTATCCAGTACAGGGATGGTCGCATCCAGTGTCGGTGACGTCGTTTACAGATTTTTTCCGCCCCTGACGGGCCTCTGACACGCAGAAAAACGCCGCAGAAACGGGGTCAGGGACGGGCGGCGCTGGTGGGCATGATTGCGTCGGTGTCAGACGTCGGGCGCCCAGGCAAAAACCGGATGATGCGGCCATCCCGGCGTTGAGCGTAGCAGCTCCGTCACCGGACGCTCCTGCGCCCGGATGTGCCTGTTCTGGAGGTTATCGGCAATGGCAATCAGCGTTTTCGACTTGTTCAAAATCGGTATCGGCCCGTCCAGTTCCCACACCGTGGGCCCCATGCGTGCCGCGGCGCTGTTCGTTGAAGCGCTGAAGGCAAAGGCCCTGCTCAATGATGTGCGCCGGGTCGAGGTGCAATTGTTCGGTTCGCTGTCGGCCACCGGCATCGGCCACGGCAGCGACAACGCCGTGATCATGGGCCTGATGGGGGAGTGGCCGGACGCAATCGACCCGTCGCAGATCGGCCCGCGCATCGAGCTGCTGCGTGAAACCCAGACCCTGCTGCTCGACGGTCGGCTGCCGGTGCCGTTCGTATGGTCCCGGGACATGCGCCTGATCGACGAGAACCTGCCATTCCATCCCAATGCGATGACGCTGGTGGCCGAGGGCGCCGACGGCGAGCTGCACCGTGACACTTATTACTCGGTGGGCGGTGGTTTTGTCGTCGATCAAGCCCAGGCCTCCAGCGGCGTGGTGGATCTGGACAGCACTGAGCTGCCTTACGATTTCTCCAGTGCCGAAGAGTTGCTTGAGCTGTGCCGTACCCACAACTTGCGGGTAGCCGAGTTGATGCTGTCCAACGAAAAGGTCTGGCGGTCCGAAGAAGAGATCCGCAGTGGCCTGATGAAACTGTGGCGGGCCATGCAGGATTGCGTCGAGCAGGGCCTCAAGCACGAAGGCATCCTGCCGGGCGGTTTGAATGTGCGTCGGCGGGCGGCCAAGTTGCACCGCAGCCTGCAAGAGTTGAACAAGCCCAATGTCATCGGCTCGACCCTCAGCGCCATGGAGTGGGTCAACCTGTTCGCCCTGGCGGTCAACGAAGAGAACGCGGCCGGCGGGCGTATGGTCACGGCACCGACCAACGGTGCGGCGGGGATCATCCCGGCGGTGCTGCACTATTTCATGAAATTCAGCGAAGCGGTCACCGACGCCAACGTCGTGGATTATTTCCTCGCTGCGGCGGCCATCGGGATCCTGTGCAAAAAGAACGCATCGATCTCCGGCGCCGAAGTCGGTTGCCAGGGCGAGGTGGGATCGGCCTGCGCCATGGCGGCGGCGGGCCTGGCGGAAATCCTCGGGGCCACGCCGGAGCAACTGTGCAACGCGGCGGAAATCGGCCTGGAACACAACCTCGGCCTGACCTGCGACCCGGTGGGCGGCCTGGTGCAGGTGCCGTGCATCGAGCGCAACGCGATCGCCGCGGTCAAGGCCATCAACGCCGCACAAATGGCCCTGCGCGGGGATGGCCAGCATTTCATCTCCCTGGACCGGGTGATCCGCACCATGCGTGACACCGGTGCCGACATGCATGACAAATATAAAGAGACCTCGCGCGGCGGCTTGGCGGTCAGTGCGGTGGAGTGCTGAAGCACGCATTGCCGGGGCTCTCTGTGGCGAGGGAGCTTGCTCCCGCTGGGCCCGGTAGGAGCTGGCGAAGCCTGCGATCTTTTGATCTTGATCTTTGGCTCTCGATTCAATGGGCTGTGGAAAGATCGCAGCCTCGCTTCGCTCGACAGCTCCTACCGGGCTGAGCGGGAGCAAGCTCCCTCGCCACGGGTTGTTCTTAAAATCGCTCACAAAATGCACATCCATCCTGAAACACGCCACCTTTTAGCGCGTCGCAAACAGACAAGACCCCCGTTGTCGAGCCAGCCGCTCAATCGCGCTCGACCGTCCGTCACCCGCACCTGTGGTGCTACTCCTTGCGCTAGCCGCGCAGCCCAGTTCCCACAAGTGCTACCGAACTGCTCACAGCCTTCTGTGATCGGTACCTGCCGCCATTGATGGCACCTAAAACCTGGACGCGATGCACGCCTTATATAGACAGGCCGCGATGTCGTTTTCAGGATTTATTGAACACACATTCAATTTTAGGCATGGCAATTGCTCTATCCCGATAAAGCCCTGTCTCGCGCAAGAGAACGTGGCAATAACAAGAGCCTCCGCCTGAGGCCATCACCCGCTTTGTGTGAGGAGATACCGCGATGACGACGTCCAACTCCGGGGCCCAACCCCAGAACCGTGCGCCTCAATCCATCGGCTTTTTGCTGCTGGACAATTTCACGCTGATTTCCCTGGCGTCCGCGGTGGAACCGCTGCGCATGGCCAACCAGCTGTCCGGTCGCGAGCTGTATCGCTGGACCACCCTCACGGTCGATGGTGGCCAGGTCTGGGCCAGCGACGGTTTGCAGATCACCCCCGACGCCTCCATGCATAAAGCGCCGCCCCTGGACACCGTCATCGTCTGTGGTGGCATTGGCATCCAGCGCACCGTGACCCGTGAACACGTGTCGTGGTTGCAGAGCCAGGCCCGCCAGTCCCGTCGCCTCGGCGCGGTCTGCACCGGCAGCTGGGCCCTGGCCTGCGCCGGCCTGTTGGATGGTTTCGATTGCAGCGTGCACTGGGAATGCCTGGCAGCGATGCAGGAAGCATTCCCGCGGGTGTCGATGAGCACCCGCCTGTTCACCCTCGACCGCAACCGCTTCACCAGCTCCGGTGGCACCGCGCCGCTGGACATGATGCTGCACCTGATCAGTCGCGATCACGGTCGCGAGCTGTCGGCGGCGATCTCTGAAATGTTTGTCTACGAGCGTATCCGCAACGAGCAGGATCACCAGCGTGTGCCGCTCAAGCACATGCTTGGCACCAACCAGCCGAAGTTGCAGGAAATCGTGGCGTTGATGGAAGCCAACCTCGAAGAGCCGATCGACCTGGACGAACTGGCGGTGTACGTCGCCGTGTCCCGGCGTCAGCTGGAGCGGTTGTTCCAGAAGTATCTGCACTGCTCACCGTCGCGCTACTACCTCAAGCTGCGGCTCATTCGTGCGCGGCAGTTGCTCAAGCAGACGCCGATGTCGATCATCGAGGTGGCCTCGGTGTGCGGCTTCGTTTCCACCCCGCACTTCTCCAAGTGCTACCGCGAATACTTCGGTATTCCGCCGCGGGACGAACGCGTCGGTTCCAACACCACGCAACAGGTGGCGATGATGCCGCTGCCGCAGGCGTTGGTGCTGTCGCCATTGTCCGGGCCGCTGTCGGCGCTGAGCCAGGCGCGTAATGAGTCGACGTTTGCCAGTGTGAGGCTCTAAAACCTCTAGCGCCTTCATCGCGAGCAAGCTCGCTCCCACAGGGCGATCGGCTGGGTGCAATAGAAAGTGTGCACACCAGGGATCACTGTGGGAGCGAGCTTGCTCGCGATTGGTTTTATCAGGCGCTGTGGTTTTGCTGGTAATTCATCAGCGCCGGCAACAGCTGCTTGTCGATTGCCTGGCGCACGGCCGGCAGGATGGTGGCGCTGCTGGTGTACATGTCCTTGACCATCCGCCGCAGTTCATTGGCGCGGGCCTGGTCCAAGCCCCGCACAGCGCACTCGCAGGCCTGCTCGGCGGTGGAGCCACTGGGTATCTGCAGTCCCAGGGCCTTGAGATGGCCCAGCAGGTCTTCCTGGTCGATCAAATCGGCGTGCATCATGACGCTTTTCCTTGTTCAGGGATTGGGGTCGTGTCTCGATTCTGGTAGCCACCCGAAGCGGCGGCAAGGGCAAATGGTCGCAATGTCACGAATGACTATGGAGGCGTCGTTTTCGGTTAACTTGCCCAGGCCTGGACTGGGCACACTGGCCCCAAGCTGAATCACGATGGTTTGGTCACCCTCGCGCGACAGCTCCTCCAGTAACGCAACCTGCCCCGATCCTGTCACGGCTTGATCGGGGATTTTTTTGTCTGTGACAATCAGGGAGTGATGGGTTGTTCGTCAGGACGCTATCGCGAGCAAGCTCGCTCCCACAGGGGGTTGTGTCGTTCACGAAACCTAATGTGGGAGCGAGCTTGCTCGCGATGAACGATGACGCGGTCTACCTCTGCAACACCAGAATCCGCGACAACAATTCATCCCGATCCACATAACACCCCTGGAAATGCCGCGCGCCGGAAGCCGGGTCGAAGGCGTTGCGGGCATGGAGCGTGCGGCGGTTGTCGAAGCACCAGAGCTGGCCCGGTTCGAGGCGCTGCACCAAGCGAAAGTGTGGCTCGCGGGTCAGGGCGATGAAGCGGCGGTAGGCACGGTAAAGTTTGGGCATCTGCTCGACCGAGGTGTCGAACGGCCCGCGCAGGAAGTTCGCCATGCGGATTTCCGAGACCTGTCCGAGGGCATCCAGGGCGATGATCGGCGCCAGGCAGCGATAGTCGCTGCGGCGGTCCTTGTTGCGAAATTCCACCGGAATCCGGCACAGGGCGTCGAAGGCCTCGGGGTCTTCCCGGCGCAGGGCTTCGGCAATGGCAAAACCGTCGACAAAAATGCTCTCGCCACCGTCGGCGTCATTCACCAGGCAATGCAAGAACTGCAGCCCCGGCTGCAACTCCCGGGTCGGCAGGTCGGTGTGCAGTGGCAGGTTGAAAGCGGTGTAGGCGTTGCTGTCGGCATCGGCCTTGGACTGCACGTTGAACAGCACGCCGAAGTTGCTCTCGCGGATGAAGGCGATGCGTTGGGCCACCCGTTTCAGCGAACCGGGTTCGGTGGGCACGCCGCTTACTTGGGTCAAGCCGATGTCGCGCAGCGCCAGCAACCATTGCAGCAGCGCGTCGGTATCGTCCATCAGCGCCGGATAATCGAACACCGGCAGTGGCAGGTCGTGCCGCCATAGCTGGCGTTGGGGCTTGTTCGCCAGGCGTTCGGCCCGGGATTGATCGTCGTAGGCGTGGGCGCGCAACCAGCCCGGGTCAAAACGGCTCTGGTGGCCGTCCTGCCAGTCCACGCATAGGCAGCCTTCGTCGTCGAGGCGAATCGCGCCGGGGGCCATGTCCTCAGCGACATCGACGATTTCCAGCACCTGCTCGCGGGTGACGCTGTAGACGCATTGGGGGCAAGGGCAGTTGTCCCGTAACCATGGGTGATGAAAGGGGCTGGTCCGGCCATCGGCCCATGTGACTTGCACCCGGTCGGCCAAGGGGGTTGCGGCGGTCAACGCGAAGATCAGGGGATAACGGCGGAAGTCGGCAAAAGCGGCGGCGGTGTTCATGCGATCTCCTGTGCGGGGCTTATCGGGCGGGGGGCAGGGCGATGACCCGACCGATGTAGGCTGGGGGCGGCAGGTCGGATTGCTCGTCCAGCAGGGCGTCGAGCCGGGCCAGGGTCTGCTCCGTGAAGGGCGCCGAGCGCGGGCCCGCCAGGTCGACATGCAGCAGCATCTGTTCATTGCCGGCCAGTTCTTTATCACCACCGACCAGGTGCAGGCTGTGGTAGAGGTGCAGGCGTTTGGCGTCGTGGCCGATGATCTGCGTGTGCACTTGCACCTCGGCCCCGAGTTTCACTTCGTGCAGGTAGTTGAGGTGCAGCTCGAGGGTGAACAGCGAGTGACCGCTGGCTTCGCGGTTCTGGCTGTCCAGGCCGAGCCGGTCCATCAGCGCGTCGGTGGCGTAGCTGAAGATCAGCAGGTAGAAGGCATCGCGCAAATGGCCGTTGTAATCGACCCATTCGGGGAGGATGCGGGTCTGATAGGTGGTGAGGGTGGGCATGATTCAGGTCCGACAATTGGGGTGACTGGGTTGGCGCTATCGCGAGCAAGCTCGCTCCCACAGGGATCTTCTGGGGGAAATAAAGAGCGTTCACACCGCGAAATCCTTGTGGGAGCGAGCTTGCTCGCGATGGGGCCAGGCCTGCTGGCCCCAGAACCAGGGTTTACTCTTCGAAAGCCATTCCATGCTTGGCCTTGGTGGTCTTCACCGCCTCCAGCACCGCCAGCAGGCAATCATCACGATAGCGCTCCAGGGCCGAGATGCTGTGGCTGCCCAATTGCTCGCTCGTGCCGTCCACCACATCGTCGATCAGCTTCTCGGTCAGCTCCGGCGCTGGCAGGTAGGTCCAGGGCAGTTGCAGTGCCGGGCCGAACTGGGCCATGAAGTGCCGCATGCCGGCATCGCCACCGGCCAGGGTGTAGGTCAGGAACGTGCCCATGAATGACCAGCGCAGGCCGGCGCCAAAACGGATGGCATCGTCGATTTCCCCGGTGGTGGCGACGCCGTCGTTGACCAGGTGCAGGGCTTCGCGCCACAGCGCTTCGAGCAGGCGGTCGGCGATGAAGCCGGGCACTTCCTTGCGTACATGCAGCGGCCGCATGCCGAGGGATTCGTACACCTGCATGGCCGCCTGCACGGCTTCGGGCGCGGTGTGCTTGCCACCGACCACTTCCACCAACGGCAACAGGTAGACCGGGTTGAACGGGTGTCCGACCACGCAGCGTTCGGGGTGGGTGCAACCTTCGTAGAACTCACTGGGCAGCAGCCCCGAAGTGCTGGAACCGATCAATGCATTCGGCTTGGCGGCGGCGCTGATCTGGCCGTGCAGTTCGAGCTTCAGTTCCAGGCGCTCGGGGGCGCTTTCCTGGATGAAGTCGGCGTCGCGCACGCATTCTTCGATGGTCGCGACAAAGCGCAGTCGATCCTGCGAGGCGCCAGGGGCCAGGCCCTGTTTTTCCAGCGCGCCCCAGGCGTTGGCAACGCGTTTGCGCAATGCCGCCTCGGCACCCGGCGCGGGGTCCCAGGCGACGACGTCGAGGCCATGGGCCAGGGCGCGGCTGACCCAGCCGCTGCCGATCACGCCGCTGCCCAGGGCGGCGAAGGTCTTGATGTCGGTGATAAAGCTCATGGTGATGTCCTGAAAAAATAGTTCGGTGGTCTCCTGTGGGAGCAAGGCTTGCCCGCGATGGCGGCAGTAGATTCAGCAGGGATGTCGACTGACATACCGTCATCGCGGGCAAGCCTTGCTCCCACAGGTTGTGCCCCCCAATAGGGGAATGTGGATGTCGGCTCAGCCGCGCTGGGCCAGGCCCATTTTCTTGCGGCCTTCAGCCGGAGTGAGCACGCGCGCCCCGAGGCGGCTGAGGATTTCGCCAGCGCGCTCCACCAGTTGGCCGTTGGTGGCGAGCACGCCTTTATCCAGCCAGAGGTTGTCTTCCAGCCCGACCCGCACGTTGCCCCCCAACAGCACCGCCTGGGCGGCCATCGGCATTTGCATGCGGCCGATGCCGAAGCCCGCCCACACTGCGTCGGCTGGTAGGTTGTCGACCATGGCCTTCATGGTGGTGGTGTCGGCCGGCGCGCCCCACGGGATGCCCAGGCAGAGCTGGAACAGCGGGTTGTCCAACAGACCTTCCTTGATCAGTTGCTTGGCGAACCACAGGTGCCCGGTATCGAAGATTTCCAGTTCGGCCTTGACCCCCAGCTCGGTGATCCGCTTGGCCCCGGCCCGCAGTTGTGCCGGGGTGGAGACGTAAATGGTGTCGCCGTCGCCGAAGTTCAGGGTGCCGCAATCCAGCGTGCAGATTTCCGGCAACAGCTCTTCGACGTGGGCCAGGCGGGTCAGCGGCCCCACCAGGTCGGTGTTGGGGCCGAACTCCATCGGTCGTTCGCCCGCACCTATCTCCAGGTCACCGCCCATGCCGGCGGTGAGGTTGACGATGATGTCCACGTCCGCCTCACGGATGCGCTCCATCACTTCGCGGTACAGCGCCACGTCGCGGCTGAACTTGCCGGTCTGCGGGTCGCGGACGTGGCAGTGGACCACGGTGGCACCGGCCTTGGCGGCTTCG of Pseudomonas fluorescens contains these proteins:
- a CDS encoding GlxA family transcriptional regulator, encoding MTTSNSGAQPQNRAPQSIGFLLLDNFTLISLASAVEPLRMANQLSGRELYRWTTLTVDGGQVWASDGLQITPDASMHKAPPLDTVIVCGGIGIQRTVTREHVSWLQSQARQSRRLGAVCTGSWALACAGLLDGFDCSVHWECLAAMQEAFPRVSMSTRLFTLDRNRFTSSGGTAPLDMMLHLISRDHGRELSAAISEMFVYERIRNEQDHQRVPLKHMLGTNQPKLQEIVALMEANLEEPIDLDELAVYVAVSRRQLERLFQKYLHCSPSRYYLKLRLIRARQLLKQTPMSIIEVASVCGFVSTPHFSKCYREYFGIPPRDERVGSNTTQQVAMMPLPQALVLSPLSGPLSALSQARNESTFASVRL
- a CDS encoding 3-keto-5-aminohexanoate cleavage protein, translated to MNHDVIITCALTGAGDTTAKSPHVPVTPKQIAAAAVEAAKAGATVVHCHVRDPQTGKFSRDVALYREVMERIREADVDIIVNLTAGMGGDLEIGAGERPMEFGPNTDLVGPLTRLAHVEELLPEICTLDCGTLNFGDGDTIYVSTPAQLRAGAKRITELGVKAELEIFDTGHLWFAKQLIKEGLLDNPLFQLCLGIPWGAPADTTTMKAMVDNLPADAVWAGFGIGRMQMPMAAQAVLLGGNVRVGLEDNLWLDKGVLATNGQLVERAGEILSRLGARVLTPAEGRKKMGLAQRG
- the choW gene encoding choline ABC transporter permease subunit; the protein is MLIDQKIPLGQYIAGFVEWLTQNGASTFDAIALFLETMIHGVTFALTWFNPLALIGLIALLAHFIQRKWGLTVFVIASFLLILNLGYWQETMETLAQVLFATLVCVLIGVPLGIVAAHKPMFYTMMRPVLDLMQTVPTFVYLIPTLTLFGLGVVPGLISTVVFAIAAPIRLTYLGIRDVPDELMDAGKAFGCSRRQLLSRIELPHAMPSIAAGITQCIMLSLSMVVIAALVGADGLGKPVVNALNTADIALGFEAGLAIVLLAIMLDRICKQPDAKVGGDA
- a CDS encoding gamma-butyrobetaine dioxygenase translates to MNTAAAFADFRRYPLIFALTAATPLADRVQVTWADGRTSPFHHPWLRDNCPCPQCVYSVTREQVLEIVDVAEDMAPGAIRLDDEGCLCVDWQDGHQSRFDPGWLRAHAYDDQSRAERLANKPQRQLWRHDLPLPVFDYPALMDDTDALLQWLLALRDIGLTQVSGVPTEPGSLKRVAQRIAFIRESNFGVLFNVQSKADADSNAYTAFNLPLHTDLPTRELQPGLQFLHCLVNDADGGESIFVDGFAIAEALRREDPEAFDALCRIPVEFRNKDRRSDYRCLAPIIALDALGQVSEIRMANFLRGPFDTSVEQMPKLYRAYRRFIALTREPHFRLVQRLEPGQLWCFDNRRTLHARNAFDPASGARHFQGCYVDRDELLSRILVLQR
- the choV gene encoding choline ABC transporter ATP-binding protein, which encodes MSIIRFEDVDVIFSNRPKAALDLLDKGFSRPEILQQTGLIVGVEKASLSIEKGEICVLMGLSGSGKSSLLRCINGLNTVSRGKLFVEHEGRQIDIASCSPAELKMMRTKRIAMVFQKFALMPWLTVRENISFGLEMQGRPEKERRKLVDEKLELVGLTQWRNKKPDELSGGMQQRVGLARALAMDADILLMDEPFSALDPLIRQGLQDELLELQRKLQKTIVFVSHDLDEALKLGTRIAIMKDGKIIQYSKPEEIVLNPADDYVRTFVAHTNPLNVLCGRSLMRTLDNCKRINGSVCLDPGGDSWLDLAEGNTIKGARQNGAVLDLQNWAPGQSVEELGRRPTLVDSNIGMRDALQIRYQTGNKLVLHDNQKVVGILGDSELYHALLGKNLG
- a CDS encoding choline ABC transporter substrate-binding protein translates to MKGSKPLLLAAMLSLPMLANAADPEKCSTVNFSDVGWTDITVTTATTSVVLDALGYKTKTTMISVPVTYKSLADGKNMDVFLGNWMPTMENDIKAYREAGTVETVRTNLKGAKYTLAVPQALYDKGLHDFADIPKFKKELDGKIYGIEPGNDGNRLIQSMIEKNAFGLKDAGFKVVESSEAGMLSQVDRASKRGTDVVFLGWAPHPMNTRFKIQYLTGGDDFFGPDFGAATVATNTRKGYSQECSNVGQLLKNLEFTVDMESQLMGNVLDDKMKPEAAAKAWLKKNPQVLDTWLAGVTTIDGKPGLEAVKAKLAQ
- a CDS encoding L-carnitine dehydrogenase, which translates into the protein MSFITDIKTFAALGSGVIGSGWVSRALAHGLDVVAWDPAPGAEAALRKRVANAWGALEKQGLAPGASQDRLRFVATIEECVRDADFIQESAPERLELKLELHGQISAAAKPNALIGSSTSGLLPSEFYEGCTHPERCVVGHPFNPVYLLPLVEVVGGKHTAPEAVQAAMQVYESLGMRPLHVRKEVPGFIADRLLEALWREALHLVNDGVATTGEIDDAIRFGAGLRWSFMGTFLTYTLAGGDAGMRHFMAQFGPALQLPWTYLPAPELTEKLIDDVVDGTSEQLGSHSISALERYRDDCLLAVLEAVKTTKAKHGMAFEE
- a CDS encoding thioesterase family protein, coding for MPTLTTYQTRILPEWVDYNGHLRDAFYLLIFSYATDALMDRLGLDSQNREASGHSLFTLELHLNYLHEVKLGAEVQVHTQIIGHDAKRLHLYHSLHLVGGDKELAGNEQMLLHVDLAGPRSAPFTEQTLARLDALLDEQSDLPPPAYIGRVIALPPAR
- a CDS encoding L-serine ammonia-lyase — its product is MAISVFDLFKIGIGPSSSHTVGPMRAAALFVEALKAKALLNDVRRVEVQLFGSLSATGIGHGSDNAVIMGLMGEWPDAIDPSQIGPRIELLRETQTLLLDGRLPVPFVWSRDMRLIDENLPFHPNAMTLVAEGADGELHRDTYYSVGGGFVVDQAQASSGVVDLDSTELPYDFSSAEELLELCRTHNLRVAELMLSNEKVWRSEEEIRSGLMKLWRAMQDCVEQGLKHEGILPGGLNVRRRAAKLHRSLQELNKPNVIGSTLSAMEWVNLFALAVNEENAAGGRMVTAPTNGAAGIIPAVLHYFMKFSEAVTDANVVDYFLAAAAIGILCKKNASISGAEVGCQGEVGSACAMAAAGLAEILGATPEQLCNAAEIGLEHNLGLTCDPVGGLVQVPCIERNAIAAVKAINAAQMALRGDGQHFISLDRVIRTMRDTGADMHDKYKETSRGGLAVSAVEC